CTGGATTTTCTCAGCTGGAAAGTCTGTCTATACGACTATAGCATAGTTTTTTAAGCATCCTCTCAACAGTGTGCTTTGTTCCAGGAAACACATATAAAttattcaatagatatttgttcaATGTGCAAAAATCACGGGCCTCTCCCTTTGACTTCCCGTGAATTGAACAGTACTCAAAAGCAAGGATTTGTGTATTTATGTACTCTCTGACTCAAAATATTATgctcaaatataaaattattttttaagaaaatttccttATGAGGAAGTTTCTTGAATTTCTAATCCCATCCATTTCTCCCCttaccttcctcctcccttcccaccctctATATCCAGTACTCCTTGAGAAAGGCTTTTGACACCACAGAAAGATGACGTTTACTTTTAACTTGTTTTCTCTGACACACCAGCACACTGACCATCCTCTTCAGAGATGCCTGGAGTTCTTCTGGATGTCAGTCTCGGGATGGTGATGGATATAAACCAGCTCTGCATTGCAGGGACCCCCTTCAACACCATTCTCTTCCCCCACTGACTAATTGCAAGAGGGAAGGGGCATCCATGTGTAAAGTTTTCAAAAGAAACCTTAATAGATGTGGTTTAAATTTCAATGCAatgagccatttttttttttttttattgtcaggaaagaaaaacattctttCAGCTCATTGCATGCAGGAAAAGCTTTATTAAGTCAATAAGcagttacaatttttaaaactatgtggAACACCcaaacatttttaatgacttAGAAACAGGTACCACATCTTCATGAGCAAGGTCCATTTTCATAATTGTCTCTGCTTCCAATCCCAATGACCAATCTatatggtatttattttttaagttttgttcagTACATCTATCTCATAGCAATATTTGAAAGCTGTTGTGAAACacatttttaacaataaataCACAGTGGAAAGATATGAcaagacatttacaaaaattgacaTGTTTGCAAATAATACACAATACTAGGGTTACAAAAGGGCTGTGGCatctttcaaaacatttttgtattttattctttctaaaaagTTTCTCATTCTAAATTTATGTTCAAGGTCTTATTTTAAATGCATCAtgctccttttctcctcttttccacAAATGCTAATGCTTTAACAATCTGAGTTATCTTGCCTGAGAGAAACAAAAGTTATCAACATACAAGGCACATGTATGGACATCTGGATGTTATAGTCCAATTCACAGCACAATTATCAGTCAGTACAGGTGACAGAAGGACTGGGATTGCTCTGTGTTTTCTGCACACTACAGGATACCGTCGGCTTTTACCACCCTGGGCTTACATGATGACGCACTTGCCAAGCAGCTTCTCGGTGGCCTTTGGCTTCTGGGATTTCTTCTGAGGACTAAGGGGGCAGGTGTCAGGCTTCTCGTGGTTCAGCAGCATGTAGAACAGCTCTTGCACGTTGACATCCAACTTGGCCGACGTCTCCAGGAAAGCGCAATTCCACTCGAGCGCACGGGCAGCACCATCTCTGAGGGTCAGCTCCCTGTGGAACCTGTCATCTCTCTTGTTGCCCACCAGCACGATAGGGAACTTATGCAGATTGCTGCCTTTGATCTCGCAGATCAGCTCATAGAAGGGCTTCAGCTGCTCCAGGGTTTCCTTCTTGGTGACGGAGTAGACCAGGACGAAGGCATGGCCCCTGGAAATGGCAAGGTGCTGCAGATTTGGGTAGCGGTGGCCGCCAGTGGTGTCAGTGATGTGCAGGACACCCATGGCGTGGTTGCAGCCCTGCACCTGGCGGTAGGTATCTTCAATGGTGGGCAGGTAGGTGTCTCGGAAAATGCCGTGCACCCACCTCTGCACCAGCGCACTCTTGCCCACGCCGGCCGGGCCGAGCACCACCACGCGAAAATCTTTGCTCCTCGTGTGGGACATGAAGTTACGGAAAACGagcagggtgggctggggtcGCAGCCGCTGCATCAGCCTTTCCTTGAAGCGAAGGCAAGCGTTGCCCATTTTGGAGAATCGGAGGGGAGACTCCTGCTCAAGTTCTCCCGGACTCAGCCGGCAGTAGGAGATGCCTAGgaaggaagagacaggagagatGAGAGTTGGAACCTGCAACCTTGACAGAGTGTCTGCCTGGCAACTGGTCCCCTGTGATGCTAAGGGGGGTCCACACACCAGGAAGGACATTTGCACGCACGTAGAGAAGCCTGTTAGGGAGGACACACGCATTTTCAGGATGGGGTCCCGAGGTGGACTAGGTGCAGGCACCGGCAGGGGCTACAGAGCAGACCCGAAGGTGTGCTTTGTGCGGTAGAGATTGCACGGGTCgagcctctttttctctctccttaaatCATTTAACCCTCATCCTTCAAGAAACACCTGAACCTTCTTCCCTTATCGGTAAAGTGAAGCTTTTAAATGGAGAAGCAGAACAGCGGAGGAGAAATACGTGGGGAGCACTCACCAGAGTCGGGGACTGAATGCCAGGTAGGCATTGGAGCGCGCTGCCGCCTCGCTGGTTCAAGCTGGAAGGTCAGGAATGCAGGAGAGCAGGAGGCTGTCTCTGGTAGCCGCGGTGGCAAGGTCTGCAGGCGAGATGCCCAGCACAGTGGAAGGCAGCCCCTGGAGAGGCGGGGCGGCGCCAGCCCTCAGTGCTCGTCACTGCGCAGGTCACCTAGGGCCTGAGGGAGTGGTCTCAGACAGGTCCCCCGCCCCCAGCTCAGCGAGCCAGGCGGACTGCAGGAAAAGTGTCCGACGGGACGCTTCTGGGCGTCTTACCTCTGTGTCCCCATGGCCACCTGCTGTCTCCAACACACCACTTTAATGTTCTCTGCCACCGCATTATTCTACTGTCATTGCCCAAGCACTTTCTTCCAGAACAAGGAGATGGAACAGAGACAGTGTATTGAATTTTAAGTGCGTGCGCGGCAACGCGCGGCAACGCACCACACTTACCAAAGCTTTCTCTTTCTTACGTATTAGAAATCCTTAGCTTCTCATTGCCACGTGAGCTTTCCAGCACTCACAGCGGGCAAGGGTTGCACTCTGGCGTGTGGCAGTTTGGGCGCTACCGATCTCGATTTGCCCACCAGCACGATGGGGAACTTATGCAGATTGCTGCCTTTGATCTCGCAGATCAGCTCATAGAAGGGCTTCAGCTCCTCCAGGGTTTCCTTCTTGGTGGCTGAGTCCACCACGATGAAGGGAACTCCTGGGACCCCCAGAGAGCAGGGTGCAGAGCTGCTGGGGCTTGCACGACCACGCCGAGAGTGCTCTGTTCACTGCAGTGAGTGCCAAGGGGACCCCCCATAACACAGGGCTATGGGTTCCCACTGAGCAACAGCCCCTGATGGTATATGGAcgtatgatatatatatatatatatatatatatgttatgtcCAAAATCAGCTGTGAAATAACTTATTTCAGAAATCCTTTCTCCCCCAGTCTCCCATATTTTCTTGTGAAAGTTTCAAATACttgcttttcacatttaaaatttggGTATGGTATggaatagaaattaatttttttcatataagatatttcttttagattttttataCTAGTTCTGTGATGAATGTCTGTGAGTCTGTTTCTGGATTAATGACTCTGTTTCTTCCCATTAGGCTTAATATTAATGTTGCTCAACTGAAACATACTAGtacaaaaaacaatagaaaattttagcaaagaaagaaaatgtatttaaaaatccaAGTGGAAATTATAGGCCTGAAGAATACAATAATAGACATTTTAAATACTTCCTGAATGGGCTTGATGTTAGAGTTGAGAGGACAGAGGATAGAGTCAGTGAACTTCAGGACAGAGAGATAGAATCTACTCAGTGTGAACAGAAGAATGATAATAGACTggggaaaaatgaacagagtccAAGGACCAGTGTGACCCCAAGCAAAACTCTAACACTTGTATCATCAGAGTCATAGGAGGAGAAAGATGGGGTGTGAGGTAGTATTTGAATAAAGAATGGCTGAAAACTCTCCAAATTTGGTGTAAGACAGAAATCTCCAGTCTCAAGAAGCTGAGAGAATTCCACCAGGATAATCCCAAGGAAATCAAGatgaacacaaaaaataattgaacTCCTGAAACCTGAACACAAAGGGAAACTCTTGAAAGTAGGTACAAAGAAACAACATATTACCTATAGTGGAACACTAATTTGAATGACAACAGATTTGTCATTTGAAACCTTGGAAATCAGTAGGAAGCAGCATGACATtgttcaagtgctgaaagaaaagtaaTATCAACTGTAAATTCTATGTCTGACATAGTGTCCTTgaagaatgaagggaaaataaagacattttttttcagatgaagaaaactaAGCATTTGTTTCTAACAAACTAACCTTTAACTAGCTAAAGGAAGTTTTCTAGACAGAAAAGGTACCAGAGGATAGATTGAGGAAtttcagaatgaaagaaaaattacagaatgtgtaaaaacaaggaaaaatatgatAGTGTATCTTCTCAAGAGTTTTTAAAGTCACATTTGATGATTAAAACAAAAGTTGTGACAACATCTGATAttcaagacaaaaatattttaaaaagagaaaggcaaagggACCTAAAGAGAAGTAAGGTTTTCCTACTTAAAGTGGTGAAATGTTGATACCAATAGACTGTGATAAGTGACATATGCATATTATAATCTCCAGAGACACAGCTTTGGTACAAAGATATATACTCAAAAACACTAAAGgtaaattctgaaaaatattccaaTACCACACaggaagatgagaaaagagaaaaaaggagagaatcaggaaaaccagaaaacaaatcaTAAAACAGCATTCTTAAGCTCTAACATATCAGGGATTACATTCAATGTATTCACTGAAAGAGTGTATTCATTACATTGAATGTAATTCCTGATATGATAGAGTGTTAGAGTCTTGGTACACTATTTTACAACTTGTTTTCTGGTGTAAGTGGTGTGAGTACAGCAATTGAAAAGCAGATTGGcagagtggatttttaaaaaatgcaagccAAAGATATGCTATTTGTAGTgagaagaaactcacttcacacTTAATGACAtgggttgaaagtaaaaggagatTTTCATATGTTAACACAGAAATCATGGAATCAATATTTAATACATGTTATTTACAATAActctcaaaaaaatgaaatacataggtACTTGCTTGACAAAACACAAAGAATCTATATGCTGAAAATcacaaaatgctaaagaaaaaaatatcaaagaaaaccTACACAGATGGAAAGAATTTATATGCTCATATATTAGAAGACTCAATTTGGTGAAAAATCTGAGTTCTATCTAAATTCATCTATAGGTTGATGCAATTCTTGTGAAAATCCCATTAAGTCTGTTGTAAATATAGacgaaataattttaaaatttttacagaaaGGCACAATACCTAGAAGAgataaaacagtcttgaaaaagaagaataaagaggaaagaataaCACTATGTGATATTGACTTACACTGTAGATACAGTAACTGTCACAGTGTCATAGCGGTGGAGGCATGGACATATAGATTGATACATAAATGGGACAGCATAGAGAATCCAGGGacacacccacacatatatgACGAAATGATTTTTGACAGGTTGAAAAGTGATTCAATGCAGGAAGCatagtcttctcaacaaatggtgcgGGAGCAATTGGACATTCATAGACAAACACAAACATGATGGAAAAAACCTCAATCTAAAATTACCCCTCATATAAAAATGAACTTTAAGTGGATaatggacttaaatgtaaaatgtaaaattataaaactgtcaGGGGAAAAAACAAACTCTTTTGCAGCTAAGGCTAGAAAAAGACATGTTAGAGTGGACACCAATGGCATGATCctataaaagcaaaattagatATATTACaccttccaaaaattaaaaacttttgctttgttaAGGACCCTGTAAAGACACTGAAAAGAAACGGTATCCATcaagggaaaatatttacaagccaCATATTTGGCATAAGACTAACAgctagaatatatgaagaacgcTCAAAAGgccttttaaaaatccagttataAAATGGTCAAAAGATATGAACAAACAGTTCACTGAGGAAGATATACAGAAAGCAAATATCCCCTAGAAAATCTTTTTAACATCATTAGCCACTAGAGAATTGTGGATTACAAACATGATGAGATATTGTTATATCcctataaaaaggataaaattaaaaataacaccaAAAGCTGGTTAGGATTCAGGGAGACTCAATCacacatacattgctggtggaaatgtaaaatggtacagccacccTGGAAAACACTTTGTTATAAAACTACTCTGCATCGAAACATACAGCCTAGCAATTGCACTCTTGagtatttatcccagagaaatgaaacttATGTTCACAGAAGATGCAGACAATTTTATATCAAAtttgtatacaaatatttatagcagcttaaTTCATAGAAGCCTAATACTGAAaatcattcatatatcttctaaAAACtggtgtaaaataaaatatggtagaTCCATGTAATGGAGCACTAGTCAGGCCAAAGAATTATTGATATGTGTAACAATTTATGTGAATCTTAACGGAATGACGCTCATGGAACAAAAGCAAATCACAAagggttacatactgtatgatttcacttttctaacattcttgaaatgacaaaattatacaaATGGTATATTACTAGTTGCCAAGGGTTAGGAATGAGGAAATGGGCATAGAACGAAGGAGACCTGTATGTAAAAGGGCACCATGAGGGACTCTGGTGATAGAACTGTTCTGTATTTTGACTGTGGTTGTAGATACACAATCCCAGTTATGGTAAAATTCTATAGAATTAAATACATATGCAAATGAGTATCAGTAAAACTGAGGAAGTTTGATTAAGATGAATGGACTGTATCCATGTTGATGATATTCTGGTTGTGATATTGACTATAGTTCTGCAAGACATTACCATGGAGGAAACAGTGAAAGTTTCCTGGGATCTCTCTACATTATTcctacaactgcatgtgaatcttcgattatctcaaaataaaaaaagattttaactGTACTtgcaaagacaaacaaaaccccaaataacaCAATTCTGAAGGCTGCCCTCTGATGGCTTCTCACTGACTACAGAATTACAGTTCAGACTCTTTAGTTTCCTACTCCTTGCTCTCTGCAAAGTAGCTTCCATTTATCTTTCAAATTTTACCTTCCACAAGCCTCCTCTGCACACTGGCTTAATGACTGGCTACTCGGGGGAGTTCCCTATGTCTGCTTCTTCACTCACTCATGCCATTTCTGCTGCCCTCCAAGCTTCTCTGTCCCTGTCCCCATTTCCCCCATCTATACACCccattcctcctctccctcaaAGCTGGTCTCCAAATGGCACCTCCAGCTGGAAGGAACCCCTCCCTCCTCCGAGCCCCCACAACACTTTTTCACCTTGTATTGCAACTATGTGTGTACTTGTCTTATATTCTCCACAAGCCACGAGATTCTCTTGGACGGGACTGAGATCTGTTTATCTGACTCCGTCAGAGGTGCTAGTAAGTGAGGTGAGGCACTCAGCACACAGAGACAGCCAGGAGGGTGACGGTGCTGGGGGTCACGGAAGGAAGCCAGCTCTGGAGCAGCCTGACTTCCTCTCAGTCCTGCTTCCACCACCTCTAAGTTTGGCCTTTAACCCCATCCTCTAATTCCTCATCTGATAACAGGGGGACAGTCAGCAGGTGCTGATGTGATAAAAGCACCTTCCTCAATGTCTGGCTTGTAGGGGACACTTAGGAAATGCAGCTACAGTTTGGGCCCTGGTGTCCAGGTTCTGTTCGCTCATTTACTAGCCGTGTGGACTTAAGCAAGtacttgttttccttttatattaGGTTTCTTTGTCAGTGCAATGAGGATGAAAGTATCTATGTTGAAGGAAGATTGAGTTATTTCTGTAAAAGCTCTTTAGAAATGTTAGAGCACAATATTCAAGCAGGGTATTGTTTGTGGAGTGTGAATGAACCAACATTCACTTTAGCGCTGGAGCCAGGTACAGCTCTAATAATTAGACCTCTGCTAACTATTTCACTAAGAGTCCCAGAAGCGGAGAccattatttctccattttacaggtgaggattTTGGGCGTCAAGATGTTAACCAAGTGGCAGAGCCCAGGATGTCTAGCTGGCTCCAGGACTTGAGCACTGTACACCATGCTGCGCTCTACAGAGCGCCCTGGTGGTGTTGGGGCTGTAAGATTCTAACTTTGGGAGTCTGTTATCTTTCCATTTCCTACTACATTCTCTCTACCCTCCTTTTCTAAGCTGTGTGGAAATAAATGGCAGTTATATTCCTCGTCCGTCAAAAGAAGATAAGTATCGTTTTTATCCTTTTTGATTTTCAGGAtcagggttaagattcccttccCTACCTCATTCATGTGTCTTCTCCAATTCCTACTATGTCTCTTCCGAACCTGTCTGCTGTCTCCTAGCGCCCTCCTGCTACTAATAGCTCCTTGCTGGCAGAGGTGTCATCTTCTACTTCATAGAGAAATGAGGCCACCAGATAAAACTCACCAGCTCCTGTCCCACACACATCCTCcagcattttctctctccttcctccaaggTTAATACCTTCATCTGAGCTCTGGATCGCTTTCCACCTGAGGTCCTAGGATCACCTGCTTTGGAATCACCTGGGATGCTTTTTAAAACACCTAAATCTCATCTACAGAATAAGGATCCGCAGGGTGGTGCCTGGGGGTCTGCTTATGAACAAGTCCCCTCCATTGATTTTGATGTGGAGGAAAGCTCCAGACTCCTCTTTAGAACCTGTGTGATCAGTCATCTTCCAAGTAACCTATCACTTTAATTTCTCACTCTCAATT
The sequence above is drawn from the Cynocephalus volans isolate mCynVol1 chromosome 8, mCynVol1.pri, whole genome shotgun sequence genome and encodes:
- the LOC134382996 gene encoding GTP-binding protein Di-Ras3-like → MGNACLRFKERLMQRLRPQPTLLVFRNFMSHTRSKDFRVVVLGPAGVGKSALVQRWVHGIFRDTYLPTIEDTYRQVQGCNHAMGVLHITDTTGGHRYPNLQHLAISRGHAFVLVYSVTKKETLEQLKPFYELICEIKGSNLHKFPIVLVGNKRDDRFHRELTLRDGAARALEWNCAFLETSAKLDVNVQELFYMLLNHEKPDTCPLSPQKKSQKPKATEKLLGKCVIM